ATAACCCCATTTATGTCCCCACAGAGCATTGTTAGAAGAGCGATCGCTTTTGTTTGTCATTAATTTAGTTCTCAATCTCAATTTTTTTTCCGAGTCTACTACCTGCTAAGACTGCAACTTCAATCCCTTGAATTGAATCTTGTAATAAATCGGAATCGAATAAAATCTTGCCTGGTTCAAAAAGCAGAATTATCGTCGAGCCTCCATATTGGAAATAGCCTTTTTCTTGACCTCTATTTACTCTTCCTGGTTTGTATGTTTGAATAATACTACTAACCGTCAATGCTCCAATTTCAATATAGGCAATACTGCCAAAGTTATCGGAATTGAATTGAGTAATAGCTCTTTGATTGCGACAGTAAATATCTGGTACTTTATTCAAAGCAATGGGATTGACAGAATGATATTCTCCTTTGATGTATTTTGCCGATTCGGCTATTCCGCTATCGGGAAAATGAAAGCGATGATAATCGTAGGGAGCAAGACGTAAAATGATGACATTTCCCCCAATATAAATATCTGAATTAATTGATGAGCCTAACAGTGAATCTAGAGAAAAAAATTGATTTTTGACAGGTATTTTGCTAGTATATTTTAATTTTGAACAAACTAATATCTTGCCATCGCCAGGAGCGCAAAATGTATTGTCATCGGCAATAAAAGGTCTAACAGATGGCTTGAGTTGACGACAGAAAAAGGCGTTAAAACTGGAATATTCTGGGAGTGGTAATATGAGTTCTGTTGGATCTATTTCGTATTTAGCCACAAACCGATAAATCTGATGGCGACTATAAGATGAATCTTGATATTTGCCATAAATTACATTAAATATTTTCCGATTCAGAAAAACGTGCCAAACTAGATAACCAAGATAAGTTTCATATAACCACCGCAAGATATTTTCCTGAAAAATCTGTTCGGTAATTAACTCTCCTGAAAGGCGATCGCGATATAGTATTTTCCTAAAGCTCATAAATTTTACTCAATTTTATCCCCATCAATTCCTCTGTTAGCTGGTGAGCTATAATCTTTACTCTGGCATTCATTCAAAGCGGTAGTAGCTGGGAATGCCTTTGAGGTGCTAGCAATCAAGAAATAGTAATGGCGAGTAAAACAGAAAATATTAACTATAAGTTACCTAGCGGTTTTGATATTGAGTTACTTCCTGGCGAAAAACGCTTGGAACAGCACCTAATCGATACTATTCGCCGCGTGTTTGAAAGCTATGGATTCACACCCATTGAAACTCCGGCTGTAGAACGTCTGGAAGTTCTGCAAGCGAAGGGGAATCAGGGAGACAATATTATTTATAGCATTACCCCTTTAATCAGCGAAGATCGAACCGAAGAATCGAGCAGCGATAGCAGAGGGCTAAAATTTGACCAAACAGTGCCTTTAGCAGCTTATATCGCTCGTCACCTCAACGATTTGACATTTCCCTTTGCACGCTACCAAATGGATATGGTTTTTCGGGGAGAAAGGGCAAAAAAAGGGCGCTATCGTCAATTTAGGCAGTGCGATATCGATGTAGTCGGTAGGGGTAGTTTAAGCTTACTATACGATGCTCAAATGCCTGCTATTATTGCCGAGATTTTCTCAGCAGTTAATATAGGTAAATTCTTAATTAGAATTAGCAATCGTAAAGTATTAAAAGGGATGTTTCGATCGCTTGGCGTACAACCAGAGCAAATTAAGTCTTGCGTTAAAATCGTCGATACCCTGGATAAAGTAGGCGTAGAGAAGGTCAAAAAAGCTCTAGCAGAAACAGGAATTTCTTTAGACAAAAGCGATCGCATTATCGAGTTTTTGCAGATAAATGGCTCGGTAGATGAAGTATTAGGCAAATTAACTGCTCAAGGTGCGAATTTAGATAATGCTGAAGAGTTTAGTCAAGGAATCGCAGAATTACAGCAGGTGATAGAGGGGGTGCGATCGCTCGGCGTTTCCTCAGATTGCTATTGTATCGATTTATCTATCGCCCGTGGACTAGATTACTACACGGGGACGGTTTACGAAACAACTTTACTCGGCTACGAGTCTTTAGGTAGCATCTGTTCTGGTGGTAGATACGAAGAATTAGTGGGTACGTTTGCTGGAGAAACCATGCCTGGTGTCGGAATTTCCATCGGTTTAACCCGCTTGATGCGTCAACTTCTAGATGCAGGAATTTTGAAACCTCTATCTAGCACTCCCGCAAAAGTCATGGTACTCAATCTGCAAAACCACTTGATGAGTACTTACTTGCAAGTTTCTCAACTACTACGTGCTTCGGGAATCAACGTTGTCACCGAGTTTAGTCAGCAAGCCATCGGCAAACAGTTCAAAAGAGCCGATCGCCTAGGCATCCCTTTATGTATAGTAATTGGAGATGATGAGTATCAGGCTCAAACTTGTCGAATCAAGGTTTTAGCTAGTGGCGAACAAATAGATGTGCCCCTAGATAATTTAGTCGAACAGATCCAAAAGCTAATTTGAAGTCAGGAGTTTTTACTCTTTACTCTTTACTCGTCTCCCCAATCCCCATTAAATCGAGTTAACCCTAGTCCTTTCCCTACCATTCCAATAATAGGGTCTTTCCTGCTGCACTTGAGGAGTGCGATCGCCACGCTGCACGCCAGC
This genomic stretch from Merismopedia glauca CCAP 1448/3 harbors:
- the asd gene encoding archaetidylserine decarboxylase (Phosphatidylserine decarboxylase is synthesized as a single chain precursor. Generation of the pyruvoyl active site from a Ser is coupled to cleavage of a Gly-Ser bond between the larger (beta) and smaller (alpha chains). It is an integral membrane protein.), whose product is MSFRKILYRDRLSGELITEQIFQENILRWLYETYLGYLVWHVFLNRKIFNVIYGKYQDSSYSRHQIYRFVAKYEIDPTELILPLPEYSSFNAFFCRQLKPSVRPFIADDNTFCAPGDGKILVCSKLKYTSKIPVKNQFFSLDSLLGSSINSDIYIGGNVIILRLAPYDYHRFHFPDSGIAESAKYIKGEYHSVNPIALNKVPDIYCRNQRAITQFNSDNFGSIAYIEIGALTVSSIIQTYKPGRVNRGQEKGYFQYGGSTIILLFEPGKILFDSDLLQDSIQGIEVAVLAGSRLGKKIEIEN
- the hisS gene encoding histidine--tRNA ligase — its product is MASKTENINYKLPSGFDIELLPGEKRLEQHLIDTIRRVFESYGFTPIETPAVERLEVLQAKGNQGDNIIYSITPLISEDRTEESSSDSRGLKFDQTVPLAAYIARHLNDLTFPFARYQMDMVFRGERAKKGRYRQFRQCDIDVVGRGSLSLLYDAQMPAIIAEIFSAVNIGKFLIRISNRKVLKGMFRSLGVQPEQIKSCVKIVDTLDKVGVEKVKKALAETGISLDKSDRIIEFLQINGSVDEVLGKLTAQGANLDNAEEFSQGIAELQQVIEGVRSLGVSSDCYCIDLSIARGLDYYTGTVYETTLLGYESLGSICSGGRYEELVGTFAGETMPGVGISIGLTRLMRQLLDAGILKPLSSTPAKVMVLNLQNHLMSTYLQVSQLLRASGINVVTEFSQQAIGKQFKRADRLGIPLCIVIGDDEYQAQTCRIKVLASGEQIDVPLDNLVEQIQKLI